One Chroicocephalus ridibundus chromosome 10, bChrRid1.1, whole genome shotgun sequence DNA window includes the following coding sequences:
- the PXK gene encoding PX domain-containing protein kinase-like protein isoform X1, with translation MQEYIIRVQRGVSAENSWQIVRRYSDFDLLNNSLQISTLSLPLPPKKLIGNMEREFIAERQKGLQAYLDVITTHHILSNCELVKKFLDPNSYSVNYTEIALQHVSMFFRSEPKWEVVEPLKDIGWRIRKKYFLMKIKNQPKERLMLSWADLGPDKYLSDKDLQYAVKLLSSCSHPYIYKITFATANESSALVIRPFSEKGTLKDLIYKAKPKDPFLKKYCNPKKIQGLELQQIKTYGRQILEVLKFLHEKGFPYGHLHSANVMLDGDTCKLLDLENSLLGLPSFYRSYFSQFRKINTLEGVDVHCFGHLLYEMTYGRPPDTIPVDSFPPAPSVFVVSVLESILTCEAMKNGMPTVSRLLQMPLFSDVLLTNSEKPQFKIPTKLKEALKTSKECIEKRLTEEQKLIHQHRRLTRAQSHHGSEEEKKKRKILARKKSKRSAYESGEEHSAKYSNSNNSGSGASSPLTSPSSPTPPSTAGASLIPPAPPPPPLPPAAPPLSTEVPTQPSPQPDVSASRGALLSSIQNFQKGTLKKTQTCDYSAPRIS, from the exons atCTCGACTCTAAGTCTacctcttcctccaaaaaaattGATTGGAAATATGGAGCGTGAATTCATCGCTGAAAGACAGAAGGGACTCCAGGCCTATCTCGATGTAATTACTACCCATCACATCCTGTCTAACTGTGAATTGGTAAAAAAATTCTTGGACCCAAACAGCTACTCTGTAAACTACACTG aaattGCCTTACAGCACGTTTCAATGTTCTTCCGATCAGAGCCAAAGTGGGAAGTGGTAGAACCATTAAAAGATATAG GTTGGCGAATAcgtaagaaatatttcttgatgAAGATTAAGAATCAACCAAAGGAACGGCTAATGCTAAGCTGG GCTGATCTTGGCCCTGATAAATACTTGTCTGACAAAGACTTACAGTATGCTGTGAAacttctttcttcctgttct CATCCTTATATTTACAAAATCACTTTTGCCACTGCCAATGAATCTTCAGCGCTGGTTATTAGACCGTTCAGTGAAAAAGGGACACTAAAGGACCTTATTTATAAG gcaAAGCCAAAAGACCCATTCCTGAAGAAGTATTGCAATCctaaaaaaattcaaggtcttgaacttcagcaaataaaaacatatgGAAGGCAAATAttagag gtattaaAATTCTTGCATGAGAAAGGATTTCCTTATGGCCATCTTCACTCTGCCAATGTGATGTTGGATGGGGACACCTGCAAGTTACTGGATCTAGAAAATTCCTTGTTGGGACTTCCATCATTTTATCGATCATACTTTTCACAATTTCGGAAAATTAAT ACTTTAGAAGGTGTTGATGTACATTGCTTTGGGCACTTACTGTATGAAATGACGTATGGAAGACCCCCAGATACGATTCCAGTAGACAGCTTCCCCCCTGCACCATCAGTGTTTGTTG TGTCTGTGTTGGAATCCATTCTGACCTGTGAAGCTATGAAGAATGGCATGCCAACTGTTTCACGGCTCTTACAGATGCC ATTATTCAGTGACGTCCTGCTAACAAACTCCGAGAAACCACAGTTTAAG ATTCCTACTAAGCTAAAAGAGGcattgaaaacctccaaggaatGCATAGAAAAACGAttaacagaagaacagaaattg ATTCACCAGCACAGAAGGCTGACAAGAGCTCAATCTCATCATggctctgaagaagaaaaaaagaaaaggaagatctTGGCACGAAAA aagtcaaaACGCTCTGCCTATGAAAGTGGGGAAGAACACTCAGCAAAGTACAGCAACTCAAATAACTCAG GCTCTGGGGCGAGTTCCCCATTAACGTCTCCATCATCCCCCACTCCGCCCTCTACAGCAG GAGCATCGTTGATACCCCcagcaccgccaccgccgcccctgccaccagcagctcctcctctgaGTACAGAGGTGCCAACGCAGCCGAGCCCACAGCCCGACGTCAGTGCAAGCCGAGGAGCCTTACTCAGCTCCATTCAAAACTTTCAGAAAGGAACTCTGAAGAAAACACAGACCTGCGACTACAGTGCTCCCAGGATCAGCTGA
- the PXK gene encoding PX domain-containing protein kinase-like protein isoform X15, with protein sequence MEREFIAERQKGLQAYLDVITTHHILSNCELVKKFLDPNSYSVNYTEIALQHVSMFFRSEPKWEVVEPLKDIGWRIRKKYFLMKIKNQPKERLMLSWADLGPDKYLSDKDLQYAVKLLSSCSHPYIYKITFATANESSALVIRPFSEKGTLKDLIYKAKPKDPFLKKYCNPKKIQGLELQQIKTYGRQILEVLKFLHEKGFPYGHLHSANVMLDGDTCKLLDLENSLLGLPSFYRSYFSQFRKINTLEGVDVHCFGHLLYEMTYGRPPDTIPVDSFPPAPSVFVVSVLESILTCEAMKNGMPTVSRLLQMPLFSDVLLTNSEKPQFKIPTKLKEALKTSKECIEKRLTEEQKLIHQHRRLTRAQSHHGSEEEKKKRKILARKKSKRSAYESGEEHSAKYSNSNNSAGSGASSPLTSPSSPTPPSTAGASLIPPAPPPPPLPPAAPPLSTEVPTQPSPQPDVSASRGALLSSIQNFQKGTLKKTQTCDYSAPRIS encoded by the exons ATGGAGCGTGAATTCATCGCTGAAAGACAGAAGGGACTCCAGGCCTATCTCGATGTAATTACTACCCATCACATCCTGTCTAACTGTGAATTGGTAAAAAAATTCTTGGACCCAAACAGCTACTCTGTAAACTACACTG aaattGCCTTACAGCACGTTTCAATGTTCTTCCGATCAGAGCCAAAGTGGGAAGTGGTAGAACCATTAAAAGATATAG GTTGGCGAATAcgtaagaaatatttcttgatgAAGATTAAGAATCAACCAAAGGAACGGCTAATGCTAAGCTGG GCTGATCTTGGCCCTGATAAATACTTGTCTGACAAAGACTTACAGTATGCTGTGAAacttctttcttcctgttct CATCCTTATATTTACAAAATCACTTTTGCCACTGCCAATGAATCTTCAGCGCTGGTTATTAGACCGTTCAGTGAAAAAGGGACACTAAAGGACCTTATTTATAAG gcaAAGCCAAAAGACCCATTCCTGAAGAAGTATTGCAATCctaaaaaaattcaaggtcttgaacttcagcaaataaaaacatatgGAAGGCAAATAttagag gtattaaAATTCTTGCATGAGAAAGGATTTCCTTATGGCCATCTTCACTCTGCCAATGTGATGTTGGATGGGGACACCTGCAAGTTACTGGATCTAGAAAATTCCTTGTTGGGACTTCCATCATTTTATCGATCATACTTTTCACAATTTCGGAAAATTAAT ACTTTAGAAGGTGTTGATGTACATTGCTTTGGGCACTTACTGTATGAAATGACGTATGGAAGACCCCCAGATACGATTCCAGTAGACAGCTTCCCCCCTGCACCATCAGTGTTTGTTG TGTCTGTGTTGGAATCCATTCTGACCTGTGAAGCTATGAAGAATGGCATGCCAACTGTTTCACGGCTCTTACAGATGCC ATTATTCAGTGACGTCCTGCTAACAAACTCCGAGAAACCACAGTTTAAG ATTCCTACTAAGCTAAAAGAGGcattgaaaacctccaaggaatGCATAGAAAAACGAttaacagaagaacagaaattg ATTCACCAGCACAGAAGGCTGACAAGAGCTCAATCTCATCATggctctgaagaagaaaaaaagaaaaggaagatctTGGCACGAAAA aagtcaaaACGCTCTGCCTATGAAAGTGGGGAAGAACACTCAGCAAAGTACAGCAACTCAAATAACTCAG CAGGCTCTGGGGCGAGTTCCCCATTAACGTCTCCATCATCCCCCACTCCGCCCTCTACAGCAG GAGCATCGTTGATACCCCcagcaccgccaccgccgcccctgccaccagcagctcctcctctgaGTACAGAGGTGCCAACGCAGCCGAGCCCACAGCCCGACGTCAGTGCAAGCCGAGGAGCCTTACTCAGCTCCATTCAAAACTTTCAGAAAGGAACTCTGAAGAAAACACAGACCTGCGACTACAGTGCTCCCAGGATCAGCTGA
- the PXK gene encoding PX domain-containing protein kinase-like protein isoform X11, translating to MAFMEKPPAGKVLLDDTVPLTAQIEASQSLHSHTISTLSLPLPPKKLIGNMEREFIAERQKGLQAYLDVITTHHILSNCELVKKFLDPNSYSVNYTEIALQHVSMFFRSEPKWEVVEPLKDIGWRIRKKYFLMKIKNQPKERLMLSWADLGPDKYLSDKDLQYAVKLLSSCSHPYIYKITFATANESSALVIRPFSEKGTLKDLIYKAKPKDPFLKKYCNPKKIQGLELQQIKTYGRQILEVLKFLHEKGFPYGHLHSANVMLDGDTCKLLDLENSLLGLPSFYRSYFSQFRKINTLEGVDVHCFGHLLYEMTYGRPPDTIPVDSFPPAPSVFVVSVLESILTCEAMKNGMPTVSRLLQMPLFSDVLLTNSEKPQFKIPTKLKEALKTSKECIEKRLTEEQKLIHQHRRLTRAQSHHGSEEEKKKRKILARKKSKRSAYESGEEHSAKYSNSNNSAGSGASSPLTSPSSPTPPSTAGASLIPPAPPPPPLPPAAPPLSTEVPTQPSPQPDVSASRGALLSSIQNFQKGTLKKTQTCDYSAPRIS from the exons atCTCGACTCTAAGTCTacctcttcctccaaaaaaattGATTGGAAATATGGAGCGTGAATTCATCGCTGAAAGACAGAAGGGACTCCAGGCCTATCTCGATGTAATTACTACCCATCACATCCTGTCTAACTGTGAATTGGTAAAAAAATTCTTGGACCCAAACAGCTACTCTGTAAACTACACTG aaattGCCTTACAGCACGTTTCAATGTTCTTCCGATCAGAGCCAAAGTGGGAAGTGGTAGAACCATTAAAAGATATAG GTTGGCGAATAcgtaagaaatatttcttgatgAAGATTAAGAATCAACCAAAGGAACGGCTAATGCTAAGCTGG GCTGATCTTGGCCCTGATAAATACTTGTCTGACAAAGACTTACAGTATGCTGTGAAacttctttcttcctgttct CATCCTTATATTTACAAAATCACTTTTGCCACTGCCAATGAATCTTCAGCGCTGGTTATTAGACCGTTCAGTGAAAAAGGGACACTAAAGGACCTTATTTATAAG gcaAAGCCAAAAGACCCATTCCTGAAGAAGTATTGCAATCctaaaaaaattcaaggtcttgaacttcagcaaataaaaacatatgGAAGGCAAATAttagag gtattaaAATTCTTGCATGAGAAAGGATTTCCTTATGGCCATCTTCACTCTGCCAATGTGATGTTGGATGGGGACACCTGCAAGTTACTGGATCTAGAAAATTCCTTGTTGGGACTTCCATCATTTTATCGATCATACTTTTCACAATTTCGGAAAATTAAT ACTTTAGAAGGTGTTGATGTACATTGCTTTGGGCACTTACTGTATGAAATGACGTATGGAAGACCCCCAGATACGATTCCAGTAGACAGCTTCCCCCCTGCACCATCAGTGTTTGTTG TGTCTGTGTTGGAATCCATTCTGACCTGTGAAGCTATGAAGAATGGCATGCCAACTGTTTCACGGCTCTTACAGATGCC ATTATTCAGTGACGTCCTGCTAACAAACTCCGAGAAACCACAGTTTAAG ATTCCTACTAAGCTAAAAGAGGcattgaaaacctccaaggaatGCATAGAAAAACGAttaacagaagaacagaaattg ATTCACCAGCACAGAAGGCTGACAAGAGCTCAATCTCATCATggctctgaagaagaaaaaaagaaaaggaagatctTGGCACGAAAA aagtcaaaACGCTCTGCCTATGAAAGTGGGGAAGAACACTCAGCAAAGTACAGCAACTCAAATAACTCAG CAGGCTCTGGGGCGAGTTCCCCATTAACGTCTCCATCATCCCCCACTCCGCCCTCTACAGCAG GAGCATCGTTGATACCCCcagcaccgccaccgccgcccctgccaccagcagctcctcctctgaGTACAGAGGTGCCAACGCAGCCGAGCCCACAGCCCGACGTCAGTGCAAGCCGAGGAGCCTTACTCAGCTCCATTCAAAACTTTCAGAAAGGAACTCTGAAGAAAACACAGACCTGCGACTACAGTGCTCCCAGGATCAGCTGA
- the PXK gene encoding PX domain-containing protein kinase-like protein isoform X9, which yields MQEYIIRVQRGVSAENSWQIVRRYSDFDLLNNSLQISTLSLPLPPKKLIGNMEREFIAERQKGLQAYLDVITTHHILSNCELVKKFLDPNSYSVNYTEIALQHVSMFFRSEPKWEVVEPLKDIGWRIRKKYFLMKIKNQPKERLMLSWADLGPDKYLSDKDLQYAVKLLSSCSHPYIYKITFATANESSALVIRPFSEKGTLKDLIYKAKPKDPFLKKYCNPKKIQGLELQQIKTYGRQILEVLKFLHEKGFPYGHLHSANVMLDGDTCKLLDLENSLLGLPSFYRSYFSQFRKINTLEGVDVHCFGHLLYEMTYGRPPDTIPVDSFPPAPSVFVVSVLESILTCEAMKNGMPTVSRLLQMPLFSDVLLTNSEKPQFKIPTKLKEALKTSKECIEKRLTEEQKLIHQHRRLTRAQSHHGSEEEKKKRKILARKKSKRSAYESGEEHSAKYSNSNNSAGSGASSPLTSPSSPTPPSTAGASLIPPAPPPPPLPPAAPPLSTEVPTQPSPQPDVSASRGALLSSIQNFQKGTLKKTQTCDYSAPRIS from the exons atCTCGACTCTAAGTCTacctcttcctccaaaaaaattGATTGGAAATATGGAGCGTGAATTCATCGCTGAAAGACAGAAGGGACTCCAGGCCTATCTCGATGTAATTACTACCCATCACATCCTGTCTAACTGTGAATTGGTAAAAAAATTCTTGGACCCAAACAGCTACTCTGTAAACTACACTG aaattGCCTTACAGCACGTTTCAATGTTCTTCCGATCAGAGCCAAAGTGGGAAGTGGTAGAACCATTAAAAGATATAG GTTGGCGAATAcgtaagaaatatttcttgatgAAGATTAAGAATCAACCAAAGGAACGGCTAATGCTAAGCTGG GCTGATCTTGGCCCTGATAAATACTTGTCTGACAAAGACTTACAGTATGCTGTGAAacttctttcttcctgttct CATCCTTATATTTACAAAATCACTTTTGCCACTGCCAATGAATCTTCAGCGCTGGTTATTAGACCGTTCAGTGAAAAAGGGACACTAAAGGACCTTATTTATAAG gcaAAGCCAAAAGACCCATTCCTGAAGAAGTATTGCAATCctaaaaaaattcaaggtcttgaacttcagcaaataaaaacatatgGAAGGCAAATAttagag gtattaaAATTCTTGCATGAGAAAGGATTTCCTTATGGCCATCTTCACTCTGCCAATGTGATGTTGGATGGGGACACCTGCAAGTTACTGGATCTAGAAAATTCCTTGTTGGGACTTCCATCATTTTATCGATCATACTTTTCACAATTTCGGAAAATTAAT ACTTTAGAAGGTGTTGATGTACATTGCTTTGGGCACTTACTGTATGAAATGACGTATGGAAGACCCCCAGATACGATTCCAGTAGACAGCTTCCCCCCTGCACCATCAGTGTTTGTTG TGTCTGTGTTGGAATCCATTCTGACCTGTGAAGCTATGAAGAATGGCATGCCAACTGTTTCACGGCTCTTACAGATGCC ATTATTCAGTGACGTCCTGCTAACAAACTCCGAGAAACCACAGTTTAAG ATTCCTACTAAGCTAAAAGAGGcattgaaaacctccaaggaatGCATAGAAAAACGAttaacagaagaacagaaattg ATTCACCAGCACAGAAGGCTGACAAGAGCTCAATCTCATCATggctctgaagaagaaaaaaagaaaaggaagatctTGGCACGAAAA aagtcaaaACGCTCTGCCTATGAAAGTGGGGAAGAACACTCAGCAAAGTACAGCAACTCAAATAACTCAG CAGGCTCTGGGGCGAGTTCCCCATTAACGTCTCCATCATCCCCCACTCCGCCCTCTACAGCAG GAGCATCGTTGATACCCCcagcaccgccaccgccgcccctgccaccagcagctcctcctctgaGTACAGAGGTGCCAACGCAGCCGAGCCCACAGCCCGACGTCAGTGCAAGCCGAGGAGCCTTACTCAGCTCCATTCAAAACTTTCAGAAAGGAACTCTGAAGAAAACACAGACCTGCGACTACAGTGCTCCCAGGATCAGCTGA
- the PXK gene encoding PX domain-containing protein kinase-like protein isoform X12, which produces MAFMEKPPAGKVLLDDTVPLTAQIEASQSLHSHTISTLSLPLPPKKLIGNMEREFIAERQKGLQAYLDVITTHHILSNCELVKKFLDPNSYSVNYTEIALQHVSMFFRSEPKWEVVEPLKDIGWRIRKKYFLMKIKNQPKERLMLSWADLGPDKYLSDKDLQYAVKLLSSCSHPYIYKITFATANESSALVIRPFSEKGTLKDLIYKAKPKDPFLKKYCNPKKIQGLELQQIKTYGRQILEVLKFLHEKGFPYGHLHSANVMLDGDTCKLLDLENSLLGLPSFYRSYFSQFRKINTLEGVDVHCFGHLLYEMTYGRPPDTIPVDSFPPAPSVFVVSVLESILTCEAMKNGMPTVSRLLQMPLFSDVLLTNSEKPQFKIPTKLKEALKTSKECIEKRLTEEQKLIHQHRRLTRAQSHHGSEEEKKKRKILARKKSKRSAYESGEEHSAKYSNSNNSGSGASSPLTSPSSPTPPSTAGASLIPPAPPPPPLPPAAPPLSTEVPTQPSPQPDVSASRGALLSSIQNFQKGTLKKTQTCDYSAPRIS; this is translated from the exons atCTCGACTCTAAGTCTacctcttcctccaaaaaaattGATTGGAAATATGGAGCGTGAATTCATCGCTGAAAGACAGAAGGGACTCCAGGCCTATCTCGATGTAATTACTACCCATCACATCCTGTCTAACTGTGAATTGGTAAAAAAATTCTTGGACCCAAACAGCTACTCTGTAAACTACACTG aaattGCCTTACAGCACGTTTCAATGTTCTTCCGATCAGAGCCAAAGTGGGAAGTGGTAGAACCATTAAAAGATATAG GTTGGCGAATAcgtaagaaatatttcttgatgAAGATTAAGAATCAACCAAAGGAACGGCTAATGCTAAGCTGG GCTGATCTTGGCCCTGATAAATACTTGTCTGACAAAGACTTACAGTATGCTGTGAAacttctttcttcctgttct CATCCTTATATTTACAAAATCACTTTTGCCACTGCCAATGAATCTTCAGCGCTGGTTATTAGACCGTTCAGTGAAAAAGGGACACTAAAGGACCTTATTTATAAG gcaAAGCCAAAAGACCCATTCCTGAAGAAGTATTGCAATCctaaaaaaattcaaggtcttgaacttcagcaaataaaaacatatgGAAGGCAAATAttagag gtattaaAATTCTTGCATGAGAAAGGATTTCCTTATGGCCATCTTCACTCTGCCAATGTGATGTTGGATGGGGACACCTGCAAGTTACTGGATCTAGAAAATTCCTTGTTGGGACTTCCATCATTTTATCGATCATACTTTTCACAATTTCGGAAAATTAAT ACTTTAGAAGGTGTTGATGTACATTGCTTTGGGCACTTACTGTATGAAATGACGTATGGAAGACCCCCAGATACGATTCCAGTAGACAGCTTCCCCCCTGCACCATCAGTGTTTGTTG TGTCTGTGTTGGAATCCATTCTGACCTGTGAAGCTATGAAGAATGGCATGCCAACTGTTTCACGGCTCTTACAGATGCC ATTATTCAGTGACGTCCTGCTAACAAACTCCGAGAAACCACAGTTTAAG ATTCCTACTAAGCTAAAAGAGGcattgaaaacctccaaggaatGCATAGAAAAACGAttaacagaagaacagaaattg ATTCACCAGCACAGAAGGCTGACAAGAGCTCAATCTCATCATggctctgaagaagaaaaaaagaaaaggaagatctTGGCACGAAAA aagtcaaaACGCTCTGCCTATGAAAGTGGGGAAGAACACTCAGCAAAGTACAGCAACTCAAATAACTCAG GCTCTGGGGCGAGTTCCCCATTAACGTCTCCATCATCCCCCACTCCGCCCTCTACAGCAG GAGCATCGTTGATACCCCcagcaccgccaccgccgcccctgccaccagcagctcctcctctgaGTACAGAGGTGCCAACGCAGCCGAGCCCACAGCCCGACGTCAGTGCAAGCCGAGGAGCCTTACTCAGCTCCATTCAAAACTTTCAGAAAGGAACTCTGAAGAAAACACAGACCTGCGACTACAGTGCTCCCAGGATCAGCTGA
- the PXK gene encoding PX domain-containing protein kinase-like protein isoform X7 translates to MQEYIIRVQRGVSAENSWQIVRRYSDFDLLNNSLQISTLSLPLPPKKLIGNMEREFIAERQKGLQAYLDVITTHHILSNCELVKKFLDPNSYSVNYTEIALQHVSMFFRSEPKWEVVEPLKDIGWRIRKKYFLMKIKNQPKERLMLSWADLGPDKYLSDKDLQYAVKLLSSCSHPYIYKITFATANESSALVIRPFSEKGTLKDLIYKAKPKDPFLKKYCNPKKIQGLELQQIKTYGRQILEVLKFLHEKGFPYGHLHSANVMLDGDTCKLLDLENSLLGLPSFYRSYFSQFRKINTLEGVDVHCFGHLLYEMTYGRPPDTIPVDSFPPAPSVFVVSVLESILTCEAMKNGMPTVSRLLQMPLFSDVLLTNSEKPQFKIPTKLKEALKTSKECIEKRLTEEQKLIHQHRRLTRAQSHHGSEEEKKKRKILARKKSKRSAYESGEEHSAKYSNSNNSAGSGASSPLTSPSSPTPPSTAGIKFTASDLLPIPFNTLS, encoded by the exons atCTCGACTCTAAGTCTacctcttcctccaaaaaaattGATTGGAAATATGGAGCGTGAATTCATCGCTGAAAGACAGAAGGGACTCCAGGCCTATCTCGATGTAATTACTACCCATCACATCCTGTCTAACTGTGAATTGGTAAAAAAATTCTTGGACCCAAACAGCTACTCTGTAAACTACACTG aaattGCCTTACAGCACGTTTCAATGTTCTTCCGATCAGAGCCAAAGTGGGAAGTGGTAGAACCATTAAAAGATATAG GTTGGCGAATAcgtaagaaatatttcttgatgAAGATTAAGAATCAACCAAAGGAACGGCTAATGCTAAGCTGG GCTGATCTTGGCCCTGATAAATACTTGTCTGACAAAGACTTACAGTATGCTGTGAAacttctttcttcctgttct CATCCTTATATTTACAAAATCACTTTTGCCACTGCCAATGAATCTTCAGCGCTGGTTATTAGACCGTTCAGTGAAAAAGGGACACTAAAGGACCTTATTTATAAG gcaAAGCCAAAAGACCCATTCCTGAAGAAGTATTGCAATCctaaaaaaattcaaggtcttgaacttcagcaaataaaaacatatgGAAGGCAAATAttagag gtattaaAATTCTTGCATGAGAAAGGATTTCCTTATGGCCATCTTCACTCTGCCAATGTGATGTTGGATGGGGACACCTGCAAGTTACTGGATCTAGAAAATTCCTTGTTGGGACTTCCATCATTTTATCGATCATACTTTTCACAATTTCGGAAAATTAAT ACTTTAGAAGGTGTTGATGTACATTGCTTTGGGCACTTACTGTATGAAATGACGTATGGAAGACCCCCAGATACGATTCCAGTAGACAGCTTCCCCCCTGCACCATCAGTGTTTGTTG TGTCTGTGTTGGAATCCATTCTGACCTGTGAAGCTATGAAGAATGGCATGCCAACTGTTTCACGGCTCTTACAGATGCC ATTATTCAGTGACGTCCTGCTAACAAACTCCGAGAAACCACAGTTTAAG ATTCCTACTAAGCTAAAAGAGGcattgaaaacctccaaggaatGCATAGAAAAACGAttaacagaagaacagaaattg ATTCACCAGCACAGAAGGCTGACAAGAGCTCAATCTCATCATggctctgaagaagaaaaaaagaaaaggaagatctTGGCACGAAAA aagtcaaaACGCTCTGCCTATGAAAGTGGGGAAGAACACTCAGCAAAGTACAGCAACTCAAATAACTCAG CAGGCTCTGGGGCGAGTTCCCCATTAACGTCTCCATCATCCCCCACTCCGCCCTCTACAGCAG GCATCAAGTTTACAGCATCTGATTTACTTCCTATTCCTTTTAACACACTCTCTTAA
- the PXK gene encoding PX domain-containing protein kinase-like protein isoform X10: protein MQEYIIRVQRGVSAENSWQIVRRYSDFDLLNNSLQISTLSLPLPPKKLIGNMEREFIAERQKGLQAYLDVITTHHILSNCELVKKFLDPNSYSVNYTEIALQHVSMFFRSEPKWEVVEPLKDIGWRIRKKYFLMKIKNQPKERLMLSWADLGPDKYLSDKDLQYAVKLLSSCSHPYIYKITFATANESSALVIRPFSEKGTLKDLIYKAKPKDPFLKKYCNPKKIQGLELQQIKTYGRQILEVLKFLHEKGFPYGHLHSANVMLDGDTCKLLDLENSLLGLPSFYRSYFSQFRKINTLEGVDVHCFGHLLYEMTYGRPPDTIPVDSFPPAPSVFVVSVLESILTCEAMKNGMPTVSRLLQMPLFSDVLLTNSEKPQFKIPTKLKEALKTSKECIEKRLTEEQKLIHQHRRLTRAQSHHGSEEEKKKRKILARKKSKRSAYESGEEHSAKYSNSNNSGSGASSPLTSPSSPTPPSTAGIKFTASDLLPIPFNTLS from the exons atCTCGACTCTAAGTCTacctcttcctccaaaaaaattGATTGGAAATATGGAGCGTGAATTCATCGCTGAAAGACAGAAGGGACTCCAGGCCTATCTCGATGTAATTACTACCCATCACATCCTGTCTAACTGTGAATTGGTAAAAAAATTCTTGGACCCAAACAGCTACTCTGTAAACTACACTG aaattGCCTTACAGCACGTTTCAATGTTCTTCCGATCAGAGCCAAAGTGGGAAGTGGTAGAACCATTAAAAGATATAG GTTGGCGAATAcgtaagaaatatttcttgatgAAGATTAAGAATCAACCAAAGGAACGGCTAATGCTAAGCTGG GCTGATCTTGGCCCTGATAAATACTTGTCTGACAAAGACTTACAGTATGCTGTGAAacttctttcttcctgttct CATCCTTATATTTACAAAATCACTTTTGCCACTGCCAATGAATCTTCAGCGCTGGTTATTAGACCGTTCAGTGAAAAAGGGACACTAAAGGACCTTATTTATAAG gcaAAGCCAAAAGACCCATTCCTGAAGAAGTATTGCAATCctaaaaaaattcaaggtcttgaacttcagcaaataaaaacatatgGAAGGCAAATAttagag gtattaaAATTCTTGCATGAGAAAGGATTTCCTTATGGCCATCTTCACTCTGCCAATGTGATGTTGGATGGGGACACCTGCAAGTTACTGGATCTAGAAAATTCCTTGTTGGGACTTCCATCATTTTATCGATCATACTTTTCACAATTTCGGAAAATTAAT ACTTTAGAAGGTGTTGATGTACATTGCTTTGGGCACTTACTGTATGAAATGACGTATGGAAGACCCCCAGATACGATTCCAGTAGACAGCTTCCCCCCTGCACCATCAGTGTTTGTTG TGTCTGTGTTGGAATCCATTCTGACCTGTGAAGCTATGAAGAATGGCATGCCAACTGTTTCACGGCTCTTACAGATGCC ATTATTCAGTGACGTCCTGCTAACAAACTCCGAGAAACCACAGTTTAAG ATTCCTACTAAGCTAAAAGAGGcattgaaaacctccaaggaatGCATAGAAAAACGAttaacagaagaacagaaattg ATTCACCAGCACAGAAGGCTGACAAGAGCTCAATCTCATCATggctctgaagaagaaaaaaagaaaaggaagatctTGGCACGAAAA aagtcaaaACGCTCTGCCTATGAAAGTGGGGAAGAACACTCAGCAAAGTACAGCAACTCAAATAACTCAG GCTCTGGGGCGAGTTCCCCATTAACGTCTCCATCATCCCCCACTCCGCCCTCTACAGCAG GCATCAAGTTTACAGCATCTGATTTACTTCCTATTCCTTTTAACACACTCTCTTAA